Proteins co-encoded in one Halorussus vallis genomic window:
- a CDS encoding GHMP family kinase ATP-binding protein translates to MRAFAPGSVTAVFAPVEDADRSMGASFAVADGVVADVTPLEEPESESESVVAVDGSPTAFEPVELALDSLGSTARVDLTAEVPIGRGFGASGAATLATVLAADREFALGRSREELVDVAHRAEVEAGTGLGDVFVQDRGGLVVGDADGIRRFERETPVEYVSFGPISTEEALADDDLMARIAEVGTETIEGLPEEPSLAEVTEVAWAFAREVGLPTPEVEGAVADAEASGGTASMAMVGETVFAVGVEGVFEERTRVCSDGAHVLGDGEEP, encoded by the coding sequence ATGAGAGCCTTCGCCCCCGGAAGCGTCACCGCCGTCTTCGCCCCCGTCGAGGATGCCGACCGGTCGATGGGCGCGAGTTTCGCTGTCGCCGACGGCGTGGTCGCCGACGTGACCCCGCTTGAGGAACCCGAGTCCGAGTCCGAGTCCGTCGTCGCCGTCGACGGCTCGCCCACCGCATTCGAACCCGTGGAACTCGCCCTCGACTCGCTGGGTTCGACCGCCCGCGTCGACCTCACCGCGGAGGTGCCCATCGGCCGCGGGTTCGGCGCGAGCGGCGCGGCCACGCTGGCGACGGTCCTCGCCGCCGACCGGGAGTTCGCCCTGGGCCGCTCGCGCGAGGAACTGGTCGACGTCGCCCACCGCGCCGAGGTCGAGGCCGGCACCGGACTCGGCGACGTGTTCGTCCAGGACCGAGGCGGCCTCGTGGTCGGCGACGCCGACGGAATCCGTCGGTTCGAGCGCGAGACGCCCGTCGAGTACGTCAGCTTCGGCCCCATCTCGACCGAGGAGGCGCTGGCCGACGACGACCTGATGGCCCGCATCGCGGAGGTCGGCACGGAGACTATCGAGGGACTCCCCGAAGAACCGTCGCTCGCCGAGGTGACCGAAGTCGCCTGGGCGTTCGCCCGGGAAGTCGGCCTGCCGACGCCCGAGGTCGAGGGCGCGGTCGCCGACGCGGAGGCGTCGGGCGGTACTGCGAGCATGGCGATGGTGGGCGAAACGGTCTTCGCGGTCGGCGTCGAGGGCGTCTTCGAGGAGCGGACTCGCGTCTGTTCGGACGGCGCGCACGTTCTGGGCGACGGGGAGGAACCGTAG
- a CDS encoding sugar phosphate nucleotidyltransferase, with protein sequence MKAVVLAGGYATRLWPITKHRPKMFLPVGDSTVIDQIFAELEADDRIDEVYVSTNERFAEDFETHIEQSEFDKPKLTVEDTTEEDEKFGVVGALAQLFDRENISEDTLVIAGDNLISFDVADFVDYFQEKGASTLAAYDVGTRERAKSYGLVELDGEQVVDFQEKPDDPKSTLVSIACYAFTADTIPMLEEYLEDGNNPDEPGWFVQWLQARKPVYAYTFDDAWYDIGTPESYLEAVSWKLDGQNEIADSATVENTTIGENVHVMPGAEVVNSSINNSIVFPNATIVDCDIRDSIIDEKTHVENMDLAGALIGAHTQILNGN encoded by the coding sequence ATGAAAGCCGTCGTTCTCGCGGGCGGGTACGCGACGCGTCTGTGGCCGATTACGAAACACCGGCCGAAGATGTTCCTCCCGGTCGGCGACTCGACCGTCATCGACCAGATCTTCGCCGAGTTGGAGGCCGACGACCGCATCGACGAGGTGTACGTCTCGACCAACGAGCGGTTCGCCGAGGACTTCGAGACGCACATCGAGCAGAGCGAGTTCGACAAGCCGAAACTCACCGTCGAGGACACCACCGAGGAGGACGAGAAGTTCGGGGTCGTGGGCGCGCTCGCCCAGCTATTCGACCGCGAGAACATCTCCGAGGACACGCTGGTCATCGCGGGCGACAACCTCATCAGCTTCGACGTCGCCGACTTCGTCGACTACTTCCAGGAGAAGGGCGCGTCGACGCTCGCGGCCTACGACGTCGGGACCCGCGAACGCGCGAAGTCCTACGGGCTGGTCGAACTCGACGGCGAGCAGGTCGTCGACTTCCAGGAGAAGCCCGACGACCCCAAGAGCACGCTGGTCTCCATCGCGTGCTACGCCTTCACCGCCGACACCATCCCGATGCTGGAGGAGTACCTCGAAGACGGCAACAACCCCGACGAACCCGGCTGGTTCGTCCAGTGGCTCCAGGCCCGCAAGCCCGTGTACGCCTACACCTTCGACGACGCGTGGTACGACATCGGCACGCCCGAGAGCTACCTGGAGGCCGTCTCGTGGAAGCTCGACGGCCAGAACGAGATCGCCGACAGCGCCACCGTCGAGAACACCACCATCGGCGAGAACGTCCACGTCATGCCCGGCGCGGAGGTCGTCAACTCCAGCATCAACAACTCCATCGTCTTCCCGAACGCGACCATCGTCGACTGCGACATCCGCGACTCCATCATCGACGAGAAGACCCACGTCGAGAACATGGACCTCGCCGGCGCGCTCATCGGCGCGCACACCCAGATTCTGAACGGCAACTGA
- a CDS encoding DUF7344 domain-containing protein: MSEKHSTDGEGEAANSVTSNSEFRSLVTSEVDALFEVLSDGRRRRMLAYLVENDVADYDELIDCIVGRKGETADEDERDRIVADLHHRQLPKLADAGLVEYDERSETVRYRGGDVVPELLELASAHEREVLEA, encoded by the coding sequence ATGAGCGAAAAACATTCAACTGACGGAGAGGGTGAGGCGGCGAACAGCGTCACGTCGAACTCCGAATTCCGGTCGCTCGTGACTTCGGAGGTGGACGCTCTATTCGAGGTGCTGTCCGACGGTCGACGCCGTCGCATGCTCGCGTATCTGGTGGAGAACGACGTGGCCGACTACGACGAACTGATCGACTGCATCGTCGGGAGGAAGGGGGAGACGGCCGACGAGGACGAACGCGACCGTATCGTCGCCGACTTGCACCACCGGCAACTGCCGAAACTGGCCGACGCCGGCCTCGTGGAGTACGACGAGCGGAGTGAGACGGTCCGCTACCGCGGCGGCGACGTGGTTCCGGAACTGCTCGAACTCGCCTCGGCCCACGAGCGCGAAGTTCTCGAAGCGTAG
- a CDS encoding bacterio-opsin activator domain-containing protein encodes MTTFDSGDAGVGSATASREATNRDAASHRESPTESAGDRTGADGRDVRDDFRRLEAIVESDDAAIVVKDAEGRYLFANRAAAEFVGRAESEMLGATDEELFGPEAARDLRERERAVLETEERRTDEERLPVADGERVFETTCSPYYGPDGDLAGTFSVCRDVTERHERERQLRRQRDALATFDRINRVVCGVVVDLIGEATREELERTVCDRIVDSELYRTAWIADLDPCADEVRDLVGAGLDERTPDLVGDFDASENAENPVVRAFRTGEPAVIGNVADDSSSGRNRRGILDRESGSAVAVPVRYGDATYGVLVVESDRAMAFGERESDAFATLGEVVGFAINAVKHRRLALSDAVVELEFRVAGRESVSVDLSERLGCHLRLEGTTAGTDGTLVFYQSLRGADPAAVREYAADCDAIERMRVVSDRGNEHLLEFVAAERSFVVTLSEYGARTTEAVTENGESRVVAELPAAADVREVVEGVRNAYSGVELLAKRECEREVRTASEFRRAVDERLTDAQRRALRASYLAGYYDWPRESTAEDVAESLGISSPTLHQHLRKAQAGLLEAFFDDAGEGST; translated from the coding sequence ATGACGACATTTGACTCCGGCGACGCCGGCGTGGGGTCGGCGACGGCGAGCAGAGAGGCCACGAACCGCGACGCCGCCTCGCACAGGGAGTCGCCCACCGAGTCGGCCGGTGACCGAACCGGCGCCGACGGCCGCGACGTTCGGGACGACTTCCGGCGACTCGAAGCGATCGTCGAGAGCGACGACGCCGCCATCGTCGTCAAGGACGCCGAGGGTCGCTACCTGTTCGCGAATCGGGCGGCCGCCGAGTTCGTCGGTCGAGCGGAGTCCGAGATGTTGGGTGCGACCGACGAGGAACTGTTCGGCCCGGAGGCCGCCCGCGACCTCCGCGAGCGCGAGCGGGCGGTGCTCGAAACCGAGGAACGCCGGACGGACGAGGAGCGCCTCCCGGTGGCCGACGGCGAGCGCGTCTTCGAGACGACCTGCTCGCCCTACTACGGTCCCGACGGCGACCTCGCGGGCACGTTCTCGGTCTGCCGGGACGTCACCGAGCGCCACGAGCGCGAACGCCAACTCCGGCGCCAGCGCGACGCGCTGGCGACGTTCGACCGCATCAATCGGGTCGTCTGCGGGGTCGTCGTCGACCTCATCGGCGAGGCGACCCGCGAGGAACTCGAACGGACCGTCTGCGACCGCATCGTCGACTCCGAACTGTATCGGACGGCCTGGATAGCCGACCTCGACCCCTGCGCCGACGAGGTTCGGGACCTCGTCGGCGCGGGACTCGACGAGCGCACGCCGGACCTCGTGGGCGACTTCGATGCGAGCGAAAACGCCGAGAATCCGGTCGTGCGGGCATTCCGCACCGGCGAACCGGCGGTGATTGGAAACGTCGCCGACGATTCGTCGTCCGGACGCAATCGGCGGGGGATACTCGACCGGGAGAGCGGGTCGGCCGTCGCGGTGCCGGTTCGGTACGGCGATGCCACCTACGGCGTGCTGGTCGTCGAGTCCGACCGCGCGATGGCGTTCGGCGAGCGGGAGTCCGACGCCTTCGCGACGCTGGGGGAGGTCGTCGGCTTCGCCATCAACGCGGTGAAACACCGCCGACTCGCGCTGTCGGACGCGGTGGTCGAACTCGAGTTCCGGGTGGCCGGCCGCGAGTCGGTCTCGGTCGACCTCTCCGAGCGCCTCGGCTGTCACCTCCGCCTCGAAGGGACGACCGCCGGAACCGACGGGACGCTGGTGTTCTACCAGTCGCTGCGGGGCGCCGACCCCGCGGCGGTTCGCGAGTACGCCGCCGACTGCGACGCGATAGAGCGGATGCGCGTCGTCAGCGACCGGGGGAACGAACACCTGCTGGAGTTCGTCGCCGCGGAGCGGTCGTTCGTCGTGACCCTCTCTGAGTACGGCGCGAGGACCACGGAGGCGGTCACCGAGAACGGCGAGTCGCGGGTCGTCGCCGAACTCCCGGCCGCCGCCGACGTGCGCGAGGTCGTCGAAGGGGTCAGGAACGCCTACTCCGGGGTCGAACTGCTGGCCAAGCGCGAGTGTGAGCGCGAGGTCCGAACCGCCTCGGAGTTCCGGCGGGCGGTGGACGAGCGACTGACCGACGCCCAGCGGCGGGCGCTCCGGGCGTCGTATCTCGCGGGCTACTACGACTGGCCCCGCGAGAGCACCGCCGAGGATGTCGCCGAGTCGCTGGGCATCTCCTCGCCGACGCTCCACCAGCACCTCCGGAAAGCGCAGGCCGGACTGCTCGAAGCGTTCTTCGACGACGCGGGCGAGGGGAGTACCTAA
- a CDS encoding transcriptional regulator: protein MREAETTTRERIAAHLRETTATPSALAAQFDVTASLAVDHVRHVARSLDDEQLLVAPPECEECGFSDFDDPANRPSRCPECKHESLTEPHYKIE, encoded by the coding sequence ATGCGCGAGGCCGAAACGACGACCCGCGAGCGCATCGCCGCCCACCTCCGCGAGACGACCGCGACCCCGAGCGCACTCGCCGCCCAGTTCGACGTCACCGCGTCGCTGGCGGTTGACCACGTCCGACACGTCGCCAGGTCGCTCGACGACGAACAACTGCTCGTCGCGCCGCCGGAGTGCGAGGAGTGCGGGTTCAGCGACTTCGACGACCCGGCGAACCGGCCGTCGCGGTGCCCCGAGTGTAAACACGAGTCGCTGACCGAACCGCACTACAAGATAGAGTGA